A stretch of the Manis pentadactyla isolate mManPen7 chromosome 16, mManPen7.hap1, whole genome shotgun sequence genome encodes the following:
- the NELFE gene encoding negative elongation factor E isoform X2 yields the protein MLVIPPGLSEEEEALQKKFNKLKKKKKALLALKKQSSSNTASQGGVKRSLSEQPVVDTATATEQAKQLVKSGAISAIKAETKNSGFKRSRTLEGKLKDPEKGPVPTFQPFQRSISADDDLQELSRRPQRKSLYESFVSSSDRLRELGPDGEEAEGPGAGDGPPRNFDWGYEERGGARSSASPPRSRSRDRSHERNRDRDRDRDRDRDRERDRDRERDRDRDRDRERDRDREGPFRRSDSFPERRAPRKGNTLYVYGEDMTPTLLRGAFSPFGNIIDLSMDPPRNCAFVTYEKMESADQAVAELNGTQVESIQLKVSIARKQPMLDAATGKSVWGSLAVQNSPKGCHRDKRTQIVYSDDVYKENLVDGF from the exons ATGTTGGTGATACCCCCCGGACTGagcgaggaggaggaggctctGCAGAAGAAATTCAACAAACTCAAGAAAAAG AAAAAGGCATTGCTGGCACTGAAGAAGCAAAGTAGTAGCAATACCGCCAGCCAAGGCGGTGTAAAACGCT CACTGTCAGAGCAGCCTGTGGTGGACACAGCCACAGCAACAGAGCAGGCAAAGCAGCTGGTGAAGTCTGGAGCCATCAGTGCCATCAAGGCCGAGACCAAGAACTCAGGCTTCAAACGTTCTCGAACCCTAGAGGGGAAGTTAAAG GACCCTGAGAAGGGGCCAGTCCCAACTTTCCAGCCGTTCCAGAGGAGCATATCTGCTGACGATGATCTGCAGGAG TTATCCAGACGTCCCCAGAGGAAATCTCTGTATGAGAG CTTTGTGTCTTCCAGTGATCGGCTTCGGGAACTGGGGCCAGATGGGGAAGAGGCAGAAGGCCCAGGGGCTGGTGATGGCCCCCCTCGGAACTTCGACTGGGGCTATGAAGAACGTGGTGGTGCCCGATCCTCAGCCTCCCCTCCCAGAAGCCGCAGCCGGGACCGGAGTCATGAGCGGAAccgagacagagacagagatcgGGATCGAGACCGAGACAGAGAACGGGACCGAGACCGGGAACGGGACAGAGACCGCGATCGAGACCGGGAGCGGGATCGAGACCGAGAGGGCCCTTTCCGCA GGTCGGATTCATTCCCTGAACGCAGGGCCCCTCGGAAGGGGAATACTCTCTACGTGTATGGAGAAGACATGACGCCCACCCTTCTCCGTGGGGCCTTCTCTCCCTTTGGAAACATCATTGACCTCTCCATGGACCCACCCAGAAA CTGTGCCTTCGTCACCTATGAAAAGATGGAGTCAGCAGATCAGGCTGTTGCTGAG CTCAATGGGACCCAGGTGGAGTCCATACAGCTCAAGGTCAGCATTGCCCGCAAACAGCCCATGCTGGATGCTGCCACTGGCAAGTCTGTCTGGGGCTCCCTCG cTGTCCAGAACAGCCCTAAGGGTTGCCACCGGGACAAGAGGACCCAAATTGTCTACAGTGACGATGTCTACAAGGAAAACCTTGTGGATGGCTTCTAG
- the NELFE gene encoding negative elongation factor E isoform X1 yields MRVGSWKAAWFKQGVGRGKGATMLVIPPGLSEEEEALQKKFNKLKKKKKALLALKKQSSSNTASQGGVKRSLSEQPVVDTATATEQAKQLVKSGAISAIKAETKNSGFKRSRTLEGKLKDPEKGPVPTFQPFQRSISADDDLQELSRRPQRKSLYESFVSSSDRLRELGPDGEEAEGPGAGDGPPRNFDWGYEERGGARSSASPPRSRSRDRSHERNRDRDRDRDRDRDRERDRDRERDRDRDRDRERDRDREGPFRRSDSFPERRAPRKGNTLYVYGEDMTPTLLRGAFSPFGNIIDLSMDPPRNCAFVTYEKMESADQAVAELNGTQVESIQLKVSIARKQPMLDAATGKSVWGSLAVQNSPKGCHRDKRTQIVYSDDVYKENLVDGF; encoded by the exons ATGCGAGTGGGGTCTTGGAAGGCAGCCTGGTTTAAGCAAGGGGTAGGGAGAGGAAAAG GAGCCACCATGTTGGTGATACCCCCCGGACTGagcgaggaggaggaggctctGCAGAAGAAATTCAACAAACTCAAGAAAAAG AAAAAGGCATTGCTGGCACTGAAGAAGCAAAGTAGTAGCAATACCGCCAGCCAAGGCGGTGTAAAACGCT CACTGTCAGAGCAGCCTGTGGTGGACACAGCCACAGCAACAGAGCAGGCAAAGCAGCTGGTGAAGTCTGGAGCCATCAGTGCCATCAAGGCCGAGACCAAGAACTCAGGCTTCAAACGTTCTCGAACCCTAGAGGGGAAGTTAAAG GACCCTGAGAAGGGGCCAGTCCCAACTTTCCAGCCGTTCCAGAGGAGCATATCTGCTGACGATGATCTGCAGGAG TTATCCAGACGTCCCCAGAGGAAATCTCTGTATGAGAG CTTTGTGTCTTCCAGTGATCGGCTTCGGGAACTGGGGCCAGATGGGGAAGAGGCAGAAGGCCCAGGGGCTGGTGATGGCCCCCCTCGGAACTTCGACTGGGGCTATGAAGAACGTGGTGGTGCCCGATCCTCAGCCTCCCCTCCCAGAAGCCGCAGCCGGGACCGGAGTCATGAGCGGAAccgagacagagacagagatcgGGATCGAGACCGAGACAGAGAACGGGACCGAGACCGGGAACGGGACAGAGACCGCGATCGAGACCGGGAGCGGGATCGAGACCGAGAGGGCCCTTTCCGCA GGTCGGATTCATTCCCTGAACGCAGGGCCCCTCGGAAGGGGAATACTCTCTACGTGTATGGAGAAGACATGACGCCCACCCTTCTCCGTGGGGCCTTCTCTCCCTTTGGAAACATCATTGACCTCTCCATGGACCCACCCAGAAA CTGTGCCTTCGTCACCTATGAAAAGATGGAGTCAGCAGATCAGGCTGTTGCTGAG CTCAATGGGACCCAGGTGGAGTCCATACAGCTCAAGGTCAGCATTGCCCGCAAACAGCCCATGCTGGATGCTGCCACTGGCAAGTCTGTCTGGGGCTCCCTCG cTGTCCAGAACAGCCCTAAGGGTTGCCACCGGGACAAGAGGACCCAAATTGTCTACAGTGACGATGTCTACAAGGAAAACCTTGTGGATGGCTTCTAG